In Mucilaginibacter sp. KACC 22063, the genomic stretch CCTGCGCAAGTGCGGTTAGATAATGGCCAGTGGCATGCCCGCGAAGTTTGGTATCCTGGCTATCCCAAACACCAAGTGGTCTTGCGTTAGCAGGTTGTTTTTGCCCAAAGGCTTCGCGGAACATATACAAAAAAGAATTCGGATCAGTCTGGGCCAATGTCCTTAAAAATTTATCCCTGTTTTCGATAAATTTTGTTTTGTGACCTTCTACATCTGTATTTAAAGAAACCTGGCCCAGCTTGAACGCTTCCAGTTTTGCTTGCGGTGCAATTGACCTTGCACGCTCTGTAACAATTACGGTAGCTTCTGGTTGTACCGCTGACCCCGGGATACGGCCTTTAACCACATAACGCCCGGTATTAAGAACAGTTGAATTACTTTTGGGGTTTGGCCATAATACACGTACTTTAGGCCCCTTTAGCCCTTTTTTATAAGTACCATCCAGATATTCAGGCAGACGGGGTAAAGTACCTACCTCGGTTTCGACTGTTACATCACTTACTTTTATCAGGTACGCATTATAAAGTTGAGGTGCTGTCGGCGAAAAATGCGGAAGGTCATCCTCCGTTTGGGCATTTGTATTTACGGTTATTTGATTTCCGCTTGAAACATGATTGTATATGCCGGCAACCTGCCTGCTGTTAAGAGGAACGCGGTATATACGGAAATCATGTATTAAAGCATTGAGATATGAATCCTTAAGTGCTAATGATTTGCCAATATAAAGCTGCTTTTTTGTGGATTGCCGCCCAAAAACTCCAGTCAAGTCTTTGGATACTAAATTGGTGCGTCCTACAGGTTTACCGTTAATATAGGCAATAATATATCGTGAAGGAACATCGGCCACTATCGTAAGATAAAGCCATTTATTTGCTACCAGCCCGGGGACGGCTACAGTCGGATGGCTATCTTTTTTACAGGTAAGCATACCTGTTTCCATGAGAGAAGCAGTTTCTGTTCCAGTCGATGATGCAAAAAAGCGGTGATCTTCATCCATCCCAAGATCAAATAAATATTGGCCTGGACGGCCTGAGCGCAAATAAACCCATCCTGAGACGCTGATAGATTCTAAATCGGCTACAACATTATCGGGTAGGGTAACAAATGCATTGTTACCACTCAACGATAATACATTCCCGAACCGGTCGTCATGAACAAACTTGCCATCACCGAGTAGATTACCGTGTAAGTGGTTACGTGACCAGTCTTTCACATTGCCGTCAAAAATATATCGGGCCACCATATCCGTTTCGCCAATACCGTCCAATATTTGATCGCCGTTTTGCGCGTCCACATTTTTTGTGAAAGTCATTAAAAGGAGCAAAGGAAAAACAAGTTTAAGAAAGGCCGTATCTACTTTCATTTTATTTTTGATTATCAACTTATTCTGGTGTTTACTAATATATCCGGGGTTCACTATTTTTATCATTGCAACTTTCTTTTGGTAGACTACAAAATTTTAATAAAAGACCTTTTGTAATTGGACCGGTTAAGATCTTATAATAATTATATATTACTTTGCATAGTATTATTGGCACCATATCATTCAAAGAAACTTAATTTTTTTCAACGCCCACTTCATCATTTTAACAAGATATAGCTTTATTTTGCTAAGCCCGGAATGCTTGGCCATGCAATCTGCGCGCATAAGACCGATAATGCAGACTGCAAAATTTAGAATTTCTTAACAGAATTTGTGCTCTAATGAGTATGGAACAGCATGGTAAAACATGCCGGAATATTCGCCCCAGATCAAGTACTTTAACCAATAAGGTACCGATCCTTTGTAGAACCGAAGCAATTAACACGTGAGTGTTATTTCTTTTTTACCAGGGTATAAGTCGCACAAAATCGGTTGGAAATTTTAAACTCGGATCATTATAGGTTGTACTGTTGAAAAAACCTCGTGGAATACCCACAATACTCACTGGGCCATACTTGGTTTGTCTGATTACACCAGGAGAGGTAGACATAACCCCGTTTAACATGATATTGTACATAAAAGTCGGTTTACTGTCTGGCTTTAAATTAACATAGTTCAAAGGCATAGCCAACTCATAGGTTAATCCGTCCTTTACACTAAATTGCATGGCTGCGTTAATGTGATACCCATTGTATACCGAAATCACAGAATCAGGGATTGAGTTATGTTTCCTAATGCGATCTGTTTGGCATACATCGACAGTAATTTGTTATTGAGTTCAGTAATCGAATCTGCCTGTTTTGATTTACTTACCGCATCGCCGGTCAACTCTGAAAGCTTAAGTTTATACTTATTTTGCTGATTACTCCGATGAAGCTTACCCTTAACAGCGAGACGTGAACTCATTATGTTGATAAGCAACAATAAATAAATACACAGTTTTTTCTCTGACATGGGGCGTTTTTGAATTGCTTAATTAGTTGTACTAAGTAAATAATGGTCAACGGTGCATTGAGAACCAATGGTCAATGTTGCTGAAAACTAGGCACTGTGAACTTCAAGTTGCCTTTTTTGTCTACAGCTTTCTCCCAACGGATCGCTTAGCTTGCAGCCACATAGGCATGGACAATAATCAACCCTTAATATCAAGGTTGACTTGTCTTAGTTTGTTATCCAACGGAATGACGTAGCTGCCACGTGCTTTACGGTAGCTTTTTTGAATTCTGTAACCTCCATTTTTGGGATCATATTCTTCTATTTGTAGCCAAGCATTTGCTGTATGCTCATCTTTTTTGTTGAGCCATATAATTACCTGCTTGGTTTGGGCATTATAGCTTACTCTATTGAACGTTCCGGCCTTGAGCGTTAACCATAATCCGGCGGGTGCAATAAATACTTTTGATTTGGAGCCGTTAGTAATATTTACATCGATCATATTTCCGCGATGGATGATATTACCTCCAAATGCAAGCCAGCCCAATTCAGCATCGTGGGTAAGATAAGCGGCGCTGTTAACGGCATAACCGAAAAAGTTTGAACCGTAATCGCCGGACAAACCATCTATCTTTAACGTAGATGGAAAGGAGTGAAATGCTGCCGGGCCAAAACCATCGGCAGTGATATTGGATATCGAACCCATTAAGCCGCCATAGCCTACACGTAGCATGTAAAGATCGGAGGGGCTCTTACGGTAAGCCGATAAAACCGGGATGGCGTTTAGTCCCGAACCGTAATGGTGCAACTGGCGTTCAATTCTGGATAGTTTCCCAGCATACCCAAAGTCCCAGTACCTGCGGGCCGAACCATTATATCCCCAATTCGGAATAGTGGGCATATAAGCCAGGATCGCATTAATAGTTGCTGCCGCTTTATCGGTGTAACCGAAATAATCCGACCAGAGGTAAACTTCTTCCTGCCCAGTAGAATCCCAGGGCATTTCACTTCCGAATGGATAAAGGAGCGTGCGCCAATGATCGGCCCTAGCCTTCATTGCCTTTTCAAGTTCATCAGCTTCCTTTTGCCAGCCTTCACATTTCAGATCTGAAAGAATCAGGTAATATATAGTCCCTTCCATTTGCCCGAATTGTGCATAATACGGCGCTTGCTGTACCATTGCCATTGACGTGTAGTAAGCATTTTTCAAATACCAATCCCACTTACGATCTGTAACTAAGCCGGAGTGATACCTTGCCAAACGATAGAGCGCCCAATGTGCGGAAGCTACATGCGGATAATTATAAGAACGCCCAACATCATTAGCAGTATTATGGTCCCAGGCCGCCCAGGTTTTGTAATTGATGCTATCACTATAAGTACCGGCGGGCATCTCGTCCGGCTGGTAATAAAACAGGCTCTTTTTAACGCCGTACATCTGGGGACCCTCGCTGTACTGCAGGTTACCCCACATCGTATGGCCGACAAAACGCTGTAACTTTAAGATCTCCGCAGCGTCAGGTTGAATTACCTCCTTCATTACTGCTCCGAGCCAGCTACCTGCCCCTCCTTCATCGCTAAGGCCGGGTATCCATGCGCGGCCATCCTGGGTTACCTGGCGCCGGGTTTCGTAATCATAACTAATAACAGACTGGTCTCTGCCAAACGGATCGTTTGGGTCGGAAAACCACTGCTCCTTCGTTAAGAATGCGCCGTAATTTTTAACTACATCAACTTCAGACTTAATTACCTTATAATTAACCGTTTGAACGAGCCCATCACTATAGGTAATCGTCAGCCTTGCCCTTCCCCATATTTTGCCGGCCACCTGATACTGCTGATGGGTTCCACTCCTGTCGGCAACTGGCTTAACGGTTAACGCACCCATCGGCTCAACATTTATACTGCTAACCTTTTGCCCGTATTTTAAGAATAGTCTGGCATCAACATCCATCGGTAGCACATAGCCCGGCACCCCAATAGCCACCGGCCTTTTATTTGCAGTTAATGTCTTTTCTATTCCACTGATTGACGATGAAATTAAAAACTTTAACCCGTAACCCGCAGATTCGCCGGGCTTTAGAATTTGTGAGGTAGGTTTATTCCAGGGTTCGGCGTTTTTCCATTCATTATCGGCGTATGCTTTACTATAAACCATCCATTCATTGAATCCCTCAAAATCGATTCCACGGGGCGTAGGGTCATTCAGCAGCGGATTGTAAGCCTCAAAGGGCGTTTTGTGAAATGGCACAACTAATAAAGCGGGGCCATGTCCGTTTAACCGGGTAACCTGTAAATAACCGGCGTCGTTTCCGATATACGGATCGTAAAATACATTTTGGGCATGTGTTTCCTCCAGACTTTTACCCTGCATAATGTTATTAAAGATCATAGGAATGCCTAATGACCCTATTTCTAAGGGTTGTGAGCTTGTGTTCCTGATTTTGAAAAATAATACCAGATGGCCATCCTCCATCATCCAATAACGCTCTATATGCACTGGAATATCTGCTGGCAGCGTATTGCTTAAATCAGCTGCCGCCAATACGTTCTTGTCTTTAAATGGTATGTCGCTAACCGGGTGCCTTTTTGCAGCCGTAGAGTAATTTGACCAGTTGCTTTGTGCACTTGTTTTGATCCTCAGGTTAATATCTCCCAGTTGATACATACCATCGCTGCTGCGTAGCTTAAGCCTGTCTCCGGGCGTAAAGTCGAAAGCGGTATCAGTTAGCGGCTTCAGTGCAGCGACAGTTTGTGACGAACGGACAAGCGTTAATACAAAATTACCGGCTTTTACGGATTGAAAGCCGTTTCCAAGCTCCAGTGTTGAAGGCCTTTTTTCCAGATCTTTCCACGGGTTTTGCCCGTAACTATGCTGTGGCCAAAGGCCAACTGCCGATATCAACAAAACCAGGTAGTATTTTGCCAAACTTGAAGCTAATTGATTTTTAAGGTTATTGCAGGACATATAAATTGGTTAAATAAACGATCACACTGATATTAAAAGCAAAGGTACATCAAACGCAAAAGGCGAACTTGCCATAATTTTATCTATTGATAGTTGCTTATTGACCGAATTGCTTTAAAATAGGTTTTTAATTGCTATTCCAAATTAACGCTAGCCCGGAAAGTTCTGACGTCTGTAGTTTTTTCTTAAGGTTAGATAGCGCGTTTATGGTATACCCCTGGAAATATTACGCGTAAAGCCTGCCGCGCGTCCGTCAACAGCGCAGTAGTACAGGCCACCGACCTGTAACCAGTTAGCCATTGGTGTAGATGAGGCAACCATCTACGAATTCACAAAGAGGAAATTCTTGGTGTATGATAATTATTCCTTTCTCGGGATGACAGCAAATTACCCATATAATAGGTAGAACAAAGCGATCCCTTATCAGATGACTAATCTGTATCGTTTGGGATCGCTTTATATGTTATAATGAGATTTTTTTAGACCCAATGTCTAATTCAACTCTAATGTTACCACCGATTTCGCAGGCAGCGTTACTGCTAACTTATCGCCATCCTTTTTAGCACCTGAAAAAGGGGCAAGGTGCAGTTTATTTGGCGCTTTAAAAGTGTTGATATCAGTAATATTAGCTGACGTTAGAATCTGGCCACTGAAAGTATTCCATTCTATATCTTTTAATTCTGTAGTAATAGTAATGGCGTTGTGCAAATCAAGGTTCACGAAAGAGATATGAACTTTACCTTTGGCATCCTGCGATGCAGAAACATTTACTGCCTTTATCTTTTTACCGTCAAGTTCGTAATCAGGTACGTCCAGCTTGATGGGCAAATATTTGGCATCCTGGTGAACTTTGTACATATCAAACACATGATAGGTAGGAGTGAGTAACATTTTTTCCTTGTCGGTTAGGATCAACGATTGCAGCACGTTTATTGTCTGAGCAAGGGCCGCCATACGCACACGGTCGCTATGGTTATTGAAAATATTAAGTGTCGTTCCGGCAATTAAAGCGTCGCGCAGGCTGTTTTGCTGAAACAAAAAGCCGGGGTTTGTTCCGGGTTCAACATCTGTCCAAACCCCCCATTCATCGACTACTAATGCCACTTTTTTCTCCGGATCGTATTTATCCATAATGGCAGAGTGCTTAGTTACAATATCTTCCATTTTTAAACAGCTAACCATAGTACCGAAATACTCTTTTTCGTCAAACATGGTTGCTGATCCTTTATTATACCAGTTCCCCGTTGGGATGGTGTAATAGTGAAGTGAAAGGCCCGACATCATCCCTATAGGGATGTTCTTCATACACACTTCTGTCCAGCGGTAATCATAAGCATTTGCTCCGGCCGCTATTTTTTGTAGTGGTGCGTCAGGGTAATCTTTTGCAAAAGCTGCATAGCGTTTGTAAAGATCGGTGTAGTATTCTGGTGTCATAACTCCGCCGCACCCCCAGCTTTCGTTACCAACACCCCAAAGGGTTACTTTATAAGGTGCAGGATGTCCATTTTTTATACGCTCTTTAACTACAGTGCTGGAACTGTTCGAGTTAAGGTATTCAATCCATTTCGACATTTCTTCAACAGTACCGCTGCCCACGTTCCCGGCTATATAGGGTTCGCATTTTAGCAATTCGCAAAGTTCCAGGAACTCGTGCGTGCCAAAGCTGTTATCTTCGGTTGTTCCACCCCAATTTGTATTTACCATGCGCGGGCGTAAAGCAGATGGACCAATGCCATCGCGCCAGTGATACTCGTCGGCAAAACAGCCCCCGGGCCACCGCAGGTTTGGTATCTTTATTTTTTTCAAGGCTTCCACCACATCCAGGCGAATGCGGTCCTGCTTTTTTACCGGCAGTGTTTTATCCACCCAAAAACCACCATAAATACCATGGCCCAAATGCTCGGCAAATTGTCCGTAAATGTGTTTGCTGATGACTGTTTTTGAATCAGTGCTGATGCTTAGCGTCCCTGTTTGACTATAACCGGGTGCCGAAATTAAACACAAGGCTACAGCAGAGCCAAAAGAGAAAAGGAGATTTTTTTTCATAAAAATTGGTTTATGCCGTGAAGAAAAGAAAGAATATTAATAAGTGTTCTCATTGTTTTTTTGTAATGATGCCCATAAGCCGCACTATAAAGCACACAAAATTTTACAAATGTTTCCCAATATATATTTCAATAACGCAGAAATTCCACAGTATAAGTTGAAAATTGAAACAGTCCAAGTGTGAATTTTATATATAGAACGGAAACTTTATTTGTCCAATCAAATTTTATGGTATACGTGTGATATCAGATAATGTGCAGGATAGAATAAATGTGCCTCTGGTATTAAAATATTGCGTAGAAAATGTAGTGTTTGCATTTAAACCTGTACTAGTATGGCTACCTACAATACTGTAATAAGAAATCCCCCCGGAAAAGCCTGGATACTTGTCTGGAACAGAAAATAATGGCATCTGCGGTACACCTCCGGGATAAGGATATACTATTGATGTATCTGTTTTTAACGACGGGTAGTAAGGATTCCAATCGCCCCAGTTAGGGCGTCCGGGTCGACCGGTTATTTCTCCCTTTGAAGGATTAAAATAAGTTCCATTTTTATCTTTCCAGACGTAAATGATTTGATCAGGACCGTTTGCAATATGTGTAATAGAAACTTTAAGGTTAGAGGCAGGCTGACCGGTGAAGCTTGTAAATTTTGCGTCAGAATAGTTATATGCCAGATATGAAAGGGTATCTGCTTGATTTGGTATTACGTTAATGGTACAAGCGTGGTTTAATACCTGGCTTCCCTTAACATTTTGCACGCGCACATCAATAGAATAGGTGCCGATAGGCACATAAGTTGTTGCTCGTGTAAACTGCAACCTTCCTCCGATACGGTTGATGCTGAATGGGGCTAATAAACTATCTTTTAATTTAAGCTTTAGTGAGGCTAAAGTGGTATCGCTGCTGGTAATACCACCTTTAGAAAAAACCTTAACCGTATCGGGCTTTAGCATGTAGTCGCTGGCGTCTTTACCTGAAGCATCTTTGATGGACAGCAGGTCAACATAAAACGGCAGTGTGGACCCGTTTGTAACAATATCATTTGAAACAGTAGTGTTTCCCTGAGATACCGTAAGTGGATTTTGATTGTAGAAAATTAAATTACTGATATATCCTTCCGGAATTTTTTTACAACTATATATGGCCACAATTGCTAAAATTGTGAATATTCTTATCTGAGTGAACCTTTTTGTGATCATAACAAAGCAACTTGTTAGGTTTGACGATTAAATTATCTTTTAGTTGGTATTACTGAATTTGCAAGTACATGCAGAATGGTGCCGGTTGATGTATGGATGCCTTCTGTTTGACAAGGCAAAGTAATATCTGCCTGATCTCCCTGTACCGGACCTGCCATGCCATCAATCATCCCGTTAACCTTAACGTAAGCTAAGATGAAATAGGTAAACGCAGGATTTGTATTGCTGAGATTGACATAATAAGTAGCCTGAACTTTTTTAATAGCGCACGGTGCAGCGTTTCCCAAATAGTTGCTGTAGCTAGTAGGAATTAATGTCGCCGAATCAATGGTAATGGGCTTTTCGAACATATATTGAAGAAACAATTTGGAAGAAACAGAATCGGTTAGCTGATTTAAGCTGGTTGTTCCCAACGATGTCATCAATGCATGTACCGAAAAATCTGTAAAAGCAAAGAAGGTTTTTGCGTTATTGATAGAATCTTTCAACTTGAACTTATCAACCAGTAGCAAAACAGTATCAAATTGATGATATTGGTTGCTTTTTAAATAATCGTATGTTGATAGATTTGAATAAGCGTTTGCCAAGCCACCATCAGTACGATAGGCGTCTTTTTTACAGGAACTAACAGCTGTCAGCACAAGTAGTAAAGCGGCAATAATATAATAGGGTTTGTTTTTTTTCATGATTTTTTTATTGACTTACTTTTCCTTGCCAAAACTTGGTTTGGGTTAACTTAGAATTATTTAAGAACAACGACGGGTCAACTGGCCAGTAATATTTGCCAGCCTTAAATTCGCTTGTAGTAATATTATCAAACTGTTGCACATTGTTCAGCCGTTCCAACCTTACCAGATCGTAAAAACGATGACCTTCGAGAAAAAGTTCTCTGCCTCTCTCGTCAATAACGGTTTGCAAAGTATTGGCAGCGGTTAAGCCTGTAATTGGAGCCGCGTTACGATTGGCCCGGATATTATTGATGATAGACTGGGCTGTTGTATAATCCGGCGTTGACTTTGCGCATAATGCCTCTGCTTTTAACAGTTCAATATCAGCTAGACGAAAAATGATGATGTTATTTAGTGACACCAGATAGGAAGGATTATTATTTAACATCTGAATGTTCGTATACTTGATACACTCATAATAGCTTACAGGTCCGTTAGTGTACATGGAAAATCCTTTTGTAAATCTAACATCGGTCGTATCTGTGTAAAGCTGGGCAACCAGCCCGTTATTTACCTGCCAGTTAGGCGTTGTTATAGACGGGATATATGGCGAGGTTAAGGTTGCACCCGCAAGGGTATAGCCATTATTGGCCTGGCTGGATTCTGAAATGGAGTTTCTTGCTATCTCAAAAATCCCTTCGGATGACTGGCCCTTGTAGATGTCGAGATAATTTGAAGCGCCTACCAGGCTGTAAGAACCAGAATTGATTACCTGGTCGCAAGCGGCATTACAATCATCATAATCGCCCATCCAGGCATATATGTGAGCCAGCAAAGCGTAAGCTGCACCCCTA encodes the following:
- a CDS encoding DUF5695 domain-containing protein, with protein sequence MSCNNLKNQLASSLAKYYLVLLISAVGLWPQHSYGQNPWKDLEKRPSTLELGNGFQSVKAGNFVLTLVRSSQTVAALKPLTDTAFDFTPGDRLKLRSSDGMYQLGDINLRIKTSAQSNWSNYSTAAKRHPVSDIPFKDKNVLAAADLSNTLPADIPVHIERYWMMEDGHLVLFFKIRNTSSQPLEIGSLGIPMIFNNIMQGKSLEETHAQNVFYDPYIGNDAGYLQVTRLNGHGPALLVVPFHKTPFEAYNPLLNDPTPRGIDFEGFNEWMVYSKAYADNEWKNAEPWNKPTSQILKPGESAGYGLKFLISSSISGIEKTLTANKRPVAIGVPGYVLPMDVDARLFLKYGQKVSSINVEPMGALTVKPVADRSGTHQQYQVAGKIWGRARLTITYSDGLVQTVNYKVIKSEVDVVKNYGAFLTKEQWFSDPNDPFGRDQSVISYDYETRRQVTQDGRAWIPGLSDEGGAGSWLGAVMKEVIQPDAAEILKLQRFVGHTMWGNLQYSEGPQMYGVKKSLFYYQPDEMPAGTYSDSINYKTWAAWDHNTANDVGRSYNYPHVASAHWALYRLARYHSGLVTDRKWDWYLKNAYYTSMAMVQQAPYYAQFGQMEGTIYYLILSDLKCEGWQKEADELEKAMKARADHWRTLLYPFGSEMPWDSTGQEEVYLWSDYFGYTDKAAATINAILAYMPTIPNWGYNGSARRYWDFGYAGKLSRIERQLHHYGSGLNAIPVLSAYRKSPSDLYMLRVGYGGLMGSISNITADGFGPAAFHSFPSTLKIDGLSGDYGSNFFGYAVNSAAYLTHDAELGWLAFGGNIIHRGNMIDVNITNGSKSKVFIAPAGLWLTLKAGTFNRVSYNAQTKQVIIWLNKKDEHTANAWLQIEEYDPKNGGYRIQKSYRKARGSYVIPLDNKLRQVNLDIKG
- a CDS encoding alpha-N-arabinofuranosidase, whose translation is MKKNLLFSFGSAVALCLISAPGYSQTGTLSISTDSKTVISKHIYGQFAEHLGHGIYGGFWVDKTLPVKKQDRIRLDVVEALKKIKIPNLRWPGGCFADEYHWRDGIGPSALRPRMVNTNWGGTTEDNSFGTHEFLELCELLKCEPYIAGNVGSGTVEEMSKWIEYLNSNSSSTVVKERIKNGHPAPYKVTLWGVGNESWGCGGVMTPEYYTDLYKRYAAFAKDYPDAPLQKIAAGANAYDYRWTEVCMKNIPIGMMSGLSLHYYTIPTGNWYNKGSATMFDEKEYFGTMVSCLKMEDIVTKHSAIMDKYDPEKKVALVVDEWGVWTDVEPGTNPGFLFQQNSLRDALIAGTTLNIFNNHSDRVRMAALAQTINVLQSLILTDKEKMLLTPTYHVFDMYKVHQDAKYLPIKLDVPDYELDGKKIKAVNVSASQDAKGKVHISFVNLDLHNAITITTELKDIEWNTFSGQILTSANITDINTFKAPNKLHLAPFSGAKKDGDKLAVTLPAKSVVTLELN
- a CDS encoding RagB/SusD family nutrient uptake outer membrane protein — its product is MRTKCNVFIIVLMIFYFTSCKKFLDPQPISTPTDEATWQSDGDANAAVAGIYALIRAAHSNAISYYAYGDLPSGEFSNTTDGSFLNVLNMQWGTAVPAANVTTPLLILRTYTPYYTAIAQSNRCLARIAVMPADNFNGNDVASKTVQKNRYLGEAYFTRAYSYFELCRIYGDVPLVLNNDDKSVSLEYARTDQTTVLKQAISDLRIAIKDLDWKNGASADRVVRADRGAAYALLAHIYAWMGDYDDCNAACDQVINSGSYSLVGASNYLDIYKGQSSEGIFEIARNSISESSQANNGYTLAGATLTSPYIPSITTPNWQVNNGLVAQLYTDTTDVRFTKGFSMYTNGPVSYYECIKYTNIQMLNNNPSYLVSLNNIIIFRLADIELLKAEALCAKSTPDYTTAQSIINNIRANRNAAPITGLTAANTLQTVIDERGRELFLEGHRFYDLVRLERLNNVQQFDNITTSEFKAGKYYWPVDPSLFLNNSKLTQTKFWQGKVSQ